In Venenivibrio stagnispumantis, one DNA window encodes the following:
- a CDS encoding NAD(P)-dependent oxidoreductase yields MSKKISWIGLGHMGLPMAINLKNAGFEIKVWNRTIEKAKNSGLPYTETLEELIKDREIIITMLYDSNSVFDIYSKIIKNNIKNKLFIDMTTVHPETAKNIANMIIKNEAYFLEAPVIGSVIPAQKGVLTILISGDENIYKNNLDIFSALGKEIFFIGDYGMASTMKLINNAVLGSFFNVLCEAFIFAKKAGIDEKLALKVLENGAGKSMVLDAKKEKLLNKDYSTHFSTGLIHKDLTYALDVANKLGVVSQFTAISREYYNSAKSNNLTDMDFSVVFEIFKKLSNIS; encoded by the coding sequence ATGAGTAAAAAAATTAGTTGGATAGGTCTTGGTCATATGGGACTTCCTATGGCTATTAATTTAAAAAATGCCGGTTTTGAGATTAAAGTATGGAATAGAACTATTGAAAAAGCAAAAAATAGTGGATTGCCTTATACTGAAACATTGGAAGAACTGATAAAAGATAGAGAAATTATTATAACTATGCTTTATGATTCTAACTCTGTATTTGATATATACTCTAAGATAATTAAAAACAACATAAAAAATAAATTATTTATTGATATGACAACTGTTCATCCGGAAACTGCAAAAAACATTGCAAATATGATTATAAAAAATGAAGCTTATTTTTTAGAAGCACCTGTTATAGGTAGTGTGATACCGGCTCAAAAAGGAGTTTTAACAATACTTATAAGTGGTGATGAAAATATTTACAAAAACAATCTTGATATATTTTCAGCATTAGGGAAAGAAATCTTTTTTATTGGAGATTATGGTATGGCTTCAACTATGAAGCTTATAAATAATGCAGTGCTTGGTTCATTTTTTAATGTTTTATGTGAAGCATTTATATTTGCAAAGAAAGCCGGAATAGATGAAAAACTTGCATTAAAAGTTCTTGAAAATGGTGCAGGAAAATCTATGGTTTTAGATGCAAAAAAAGAAAAATTATTAAATAAAGATTATTCAACCCATTTTTCTACAGGTTTAATCCATAAAGATTTAACTTATGCTTTAGATGTTGCGAATAAACTTGGTGTTGTTTCACAATTTACTGCAATTTCAAGAGAATACTATAATAGTGCAAAATCAAATAATTTAACAGATATGGATTTCTCTGTAGTATTTGAAATATTTAAAAAACTTTCAAACATTTCATAA